A DNA window from candidate division TA06 bacterium contains the following coding sequences:
- a CDS encoding T9SS type A sorting domain-containing protein: protein MSYKRLFPFCLVILWAACCAGAVLYPVERVQGGPPAENFLFFPTPTPDTIYYDDGTGAAYYPQQHWDFAVRFTPVVGCTLKGASVANYQVSVDSCSLFVWADDGGEPGTLLHAPIPYLGLSFTFRQVDLDSALFIDTDFWIGYYAPGPPFCLMDAISSSPIRSFYRSLTNWYEINAGDLLVRALVDYGGVTIRDVGVRGVRTTGGFFMRNPASSTPWAVIENLGDSTEYNLPVECSIIDTSYTASVVYIDTQFVDEIAPGDLDTVYFQIWNPVADGEYIITTTTLLPGDMITDNDVAYLETQVCSPPRAALTYDDDDYDGSFTGVPNNAWATEYVPPWYPCLVESVKIYFGSSGDPVVMWVLDDDGPWHLPGTVWYAETTSVSSSGWHTFNTYLKAPVFDDGKFYIAYWYNTGAPSLAYDSDLPIANQTWRFQTAWVKDNSNDWMMRAYVSMVEKHDAAVTDILAPADTLLTDSTYDIGARLANFGNMTDTINAFCTIDGYADTLQFPDVTYGQTVDAWFAQWTVPHTDSFVQVDMTVFVTTYDDRNPENDTLKKTIVYGPPVGVAESELHRESPLPMLGQNNPNPFSNSTNIQVLLPEGALSSSFEIYDAAGRLIKQVDLTSTARTLSVIWDGKTDRGDYARSGVYFYKLRFGNSTLSRKMILIR from the coding sequence ATGTCATACAAGCGTCTGTTCCCTTTCTGCCTGGTTATCTTGTGGGCTGCGTGCTGCGCTGGCGCGGTGCTCTACCCAGTAGAACGCGTCCAGGGTGGCCCGCCCGCGGAGAACTTTCTTTTCTTCCCTACACCAACCCCTGACACTATCTATTATGATGACGGAACTGGAGCTGCATATTACCCCCAACAGCACTGGGATTTTGCGGTGAGATTCACGCCCGTTGTCGGCTGCACGTTGAAAGGGGCCTCCGTTGCCAACTATCAGGTCTCTGTCGATAGCTGTAGTCTATTCGTATGGGCTGATGACGGCGGTGAACCTGGGACTCTTCTCCATGCCCCAATACCTTACCTGGGTTTGAGTTTCACCTTCAGGCAGGTGGACCTGGACTCGGCACTCTTCATCGACACAGATTTCTGGATAGGCTACTACGCGCCTGGGCCGCCATTCTGTCTGATGGACGCAATATCCAGTTCTCCCATAAGAAGCTTCTACCGCAGCCTTACAAATTGGTATGAAATCAACGCTGGCGACCTCCTGGTAAGAGCTCTTGTCGACTATGGTGGGGTCACCATACGCGACGTCGGTGTTAGAGGCGTCCGTACAACGGGCGGATTCTTCATGAGAAATCCCGCGTCTTCCACTCCATGGGCAGTGATCGAAAACTTGGGCGACTCCACCGAATATAACCTCCCGGTAGAATGCTCGATAATAGACACTTCTTACACAGCCTCTGTGGTTTACATAGATACCCAGTTCGTAGACGAAATAGCGCCTGGTGATCTCGATACAGTCTATTTTCAGATCTGGAATCCAGTGGCAGACGGAGAATACATAATCACCACCACAACCCTTCTGCCCGGAGACATGATAACAGATAACGATGTCGCCTATCTCGAAACTCAGGTCTGTTCTCCGCCCAGAGCAGCTCTTACCTATGATGACGATGACTACGACGGCTCCTTCACCGGCGTCCCGAACAATGCGTGGGCGACGGAGTACGTACCGCCATGGTATCCATGCCTGGTCGAAAGCGTCAAGATTTACTTCGGTTCAAGTGGGGATCCGGTTGTCATGTGGGTCCTGGATGATGACGGGCCCTGGCACCTGCCGGGCACCGTCTGGTATGCTGAGACAACGTCTGTGTCAAGTTCGGGCTGGCACACATTCAATACCTACTTGAAGGCACCAGTCTTTGATGATGGGAAATTCTACATAGCGTATTGGTACAACACTGGCGCTCCATCCCTGGCTTATGATAGTGACTTGCCGATCGCCAACCAGACGTGGCGCTTTCAAACAGCATGGGTTAAGGACAACAGCAATGACTGGATGATGAGGGCGTACGTATCTATGGTTGAGAAACACGACGCCGCGGTCACCGATATACTCGCCCCGGCTGACACACTGCTAACCGACTCCACATACGATATTGGCGCGAGGCTGGCCAACTTTGGGAACATGACAGACACTATCAACGCCTTCTGCACAATTGATGGCTACGCTGATACACTCCAGTTCCCGGACGTCACCTACGGCCAAACCGTAGATGCGTGGTTTGCGCAGTGGACAGTCCCCCACACCGACTCATTTGTGCAGGTGGATATGACAGTATTTGTTACAACGTACGATGATAGGAATCCAGAGAATGATACGCTAAAGAAGACGATTGTCTACGGACCGCCCGTTGGTGTCGCCGAGTCTGAGTTGCACCGTGAGTCTCCTCTTCCCATGCTAGGTCAGAACAACCCCAATCCTTTCTCGAATTCAACCAACATCCAGGTACTACTTCCAGAGGGGGCATTGTCTTCTTCCTTTGAGATCTATGATGCTGCCGGGAGACTGATCAAGCAGGTTGACCTTACGTCTACTGCCAGAACACTGAGTGTGATTTGGGACGGAAAAACAGACAGAGGAGACTACGCGCGCTCCGGCGTCTATTTCTATAAGTTGAGATTCGGAAACTCGACACTGAGCAGGAAGATGATCCTAATCCGCTGA
- the tusE gene encoding TusE/DsrC/DsvC family sulfur relay protein → MAIIEIEGRKFEVDEEGFLRNPEEWNDEVAVLLAKADNIQEMSEEHWAVVKYIRQYYLENQLAPMVRSLCKATDLKLREIYDLFPLGPAKGACKVAGLPKPDGCV, encoded by the coding sequence GTGGCCATCATTGAAATCGAAGGAAGAAAATTCGAAGTGGACGAAGAAGGGTTTCTCAGGAATCCTGAAGAGTGGAATGATGAGGTGGCAGTTTTGCTGGCAAAGGCCGATAACATACAGGAAATGAGTGAAGAACACTGGGCTGTGGTGAAATACATAAGACAGTACTATCTGGAGAATCAGCTTGCTCCAATGGTCCGAAGCTTGTGCAAGGCTACTGATCTCAAACTCAGGGAAATATACGACCTTTTTCCTCTTGGTCCGGCGAAAGGGGCGTGCAAAGTGGCGGGTCTGCCCAAGCCGGACGGATGTGTTTGA